A window from Canis lupus baileyi chromosome 4, mCanLup2.hap1, whole genome shotgun sequence encodes these proteins:
- the RBM22 gene encoding pre-mRNA-splicing factor RBM22 isoform X2: protein MATSLGSNTYNRQNWEDATKEKYGKECKICARPFTVFRWCPGVRMRFKKTEVCQTCSKLKNVCQTCLLDLEYGLPIQVRDAGLSFKDDMPKSDVNKEYYTQNMEREISNSDGTRPVGMLGKATSTSDMLLKLARTTPYYKRNRPHICSFWVKGECKRGEECPYRHEKPTDPDDPLADQNIKDRYYGINDPVADKLLKRASTMPRLDPPEDKTITTLYVGGLGDTITETDLRNHFYQFGEIRTITVVQRQQCAFIQFATRQAAEVAAEKSFNKLIVNGRRLNVKWGRSQAARGKEKEKDGTTDSGIKLEPVPGLPGALPPPPAAEEEASANYFNLPPSGPPAVVNIALPPPPGIAPPPPPGFGPHMFHPMGPPPPFMRAPGPIHYPSQDPQRMGAHAGKHSSP from the exons ATGGCGACCTCTCTGGGTTCCAACACCTACAACAGGCAGAACTGGGAGGATGCG ACCAAAGAAAAGTATGGGAAAGAATGTAAA ATCTGTGCCAGGCCATTCACAGTGTTTCGCTGGTGCCCCGGGGTCCGCATGCGTTTCAAGAAAACTGAAGTGTGCCAAACCTGTAGTAAATTGAAGAATGTCTGTCAGACCTGCCTTTTGGACCTTGAGTACG GCCTGCCCATCCAGGTTCGTGATGCAGGATTGTCTTTTAAGGATGACATGCCAAAGTCAGATGTCAACAAAGAGTACTACACACAGAATATGGAGAGAGAA ATTTCTAACTCTGATGGAACGCGACCAGTTGGCATGTTGGGGAAAGCTACATCCACCAGTGACATGCTGCTCAAGCTGGCCCGGACCACACCCTACTACAAGAGGAATCGACCCCACATTTGCTCCTTCTGGGTAAAAGGAGAATGTAAGAGAGGAGAGGAATGTCCATACAG ACATGAAAAACCAACAGATCCAGATGACCCCCTTGCTGATCAGAACATTAAAGACCGATATTATGGTATCAATGACCCTGTGGCAGATAAGCTTCTAAAGCGAGCTTCCACAATGCCTCGTCTGGACCCGCCAGAGGACAAGACTATCACCACACTATATGTTGGTGGTCTGGGCGATACTATTACTGAGACCGATCTAAG AAATCACTTCTACCAGTTTGGAGAAATCCGGACGATCACTGTTGTGCAAAGACAGCAGTGTGCGTTCATCCAGTTTGCCACGAGGCAGGCTGCAGAGGTGGCTGCGGAGAAGTCCTTTAATAAGTTGATTGTCAATGGCCGTAGACTCAACGTGAAATGGGGAAG GTCCCAAGCagccagaggaaaagaaaaagagaaggatggGACCacagactctgggatcaagctAGAGCCCGTTCCGGGACTGCCAGGAG ctcttcctcctcctcctgcagcagAAGAAGAAGCCTCTGCCAACTACTTCAACCTGCCCCCGAGTGGTCCTCCAGCTGTGGTGAACATTGCACTGCCACCTCCCCCTGGTattgccccacccccacccccag GTTTTGGGCCACACATGTTCCACCCAATGGGACCACCCCCTCCTTTCATGAGGGCTCCAGGACCAATCCACTATCCTTCTCAGGACCCTCAGAGGATGGGAGCTCATGCTGGGAAACACAGCAGTCCCTAG
- the RBM22 gene encoding pre-mRNA-splicing factor RBM22 isoform X1, producing MATSLGSNTYNRQNWEDADFPILCQTCLGENPYIRMTKEKYGKECKICARPFTVFRWCPGVRMRFKKTEVCQTCSKLKNVCQTCLLDLEYGLPIQVRDAGLSFKDDMPKSDVNKEYYTQNMEREISNSDGTRPVGMLGKATSTSDMLLKLARTTPYYKRNRPHICSFWVKGECKRGEECPYRHEKPTDPDDPLADQNIKDRYYGINDPVADKLLKRASTMPRLDPPEDKTITTLYVGGLGDTITETDLRNHFYQFGEIRTITVVQRQQCAFIQFATRQAAEVAAEKSFNKLIVNGRRLNVKWGRSQAARGKEKEKDGTTDSGIKLEPVPGLPGALPPPPAAEEEASANYFNLPPSGPPAVVNIALPPPPGIAPPPPPGFGPHMFHPMGPPPPFMRAPGPIHYPSQDPQRMGAHAGKHSSP from the exons ATGGCGACCTCTCTGGGTTCCAACACCTACAACAGGCAGAACTGGGAGGATGCG GACTTCCCCATTCTGTGCCAGACGTGTCTAGGAGAAAACCCATATATCCGAATG ACCAAAGAAAAGTATGGGAAAGAATGTAAA ATCTGTGCCAGGCCATTCACAGTGTTTCGCTGGTGCCCCGGGGTCCGCATGCGTTTCAAGAAAACTGAAGTGTGCCAAACCTGTAGTAAATTGAAGAATGTCTGTCAGACCTGCCTTTTGGACCTTGAGTACG GCCTGCCCATCCAGGTTCGTGATGCAGGATTGTCTTTTAAGGATGACATGCCAAAGTCAGATGTCAACAAAGAGTACTACACACAGAATATGGAGAGAGAA ATTTCTAACTCTGATGGAACGCGACCAGTTGGCATGTTGGGGAAAGCTACATCCACCAGTGACATGCTGCTCAAGCTGGCCCGGACCACACCCTACTACAAGAGGAATCGACCCCACATTTGCTCCTTCTGGGTAAAAGGAGAATGTAAGAGAGGAGAGGAATGTCCATACAG ACATGAAAAACCAACAGATCCAGATGACCCCCTTGCTGATCAGAACATTAAAGACCGATATTATGGTATCAATGACCCTGTGGCAGATAAGCTTCTAAAGCGAGCTTCCACAATGCCTCGTCTGGACCCGCCAGAGGACAAGACTATCACCACACTATATGTTGGTGGTCTGGGCGATACTATTACTGAGACCGATCTAAG AAATCACTTCTACCAGTTTGGAGAAATCCGGACGATCACTGTTGTGCAAAGACAGCAGTGTGCGTTCATCCAGTTTGCCACGAGGCAGGCTGCAGAGGTGGCTGCGGAGAAGTCCTTTAATAAGTTGATTGTCAATGGCCGTAGACTCAACGTGAAATGGGGAAG GTCCCAAGCagccagaggaaaagaaaaagagaaggatggGACCacagactctgggatcaagctAGAGCCCGTTCCGGGACTGCCAGGAG ctcttcctcctcctcctgcagcagAAGAAGAAGCCTCTGCCAACTACTTCAACCTGCCCCCGAGTGGTCCTCCAGCTGTGGTGAACATTGCACTGCCACCTCCCCCTGGTattgccccacccccacccccag GTTTTGGGCCACACATGTTCCACCCAATGGGACCACCCCCTCCTTTCATGAGGGCTCCAGGACCAATCCACTATCCTTCTCAGGACCCTCAGAGGATGGGAGCTCATGCTGGGAAACACAGCAGTCCCTAG